The nucleotide window ataatttgcatatttttacacACAGCAAacgaacaaaaataatttttactgtaTGTTTGTGTCTATATTTCTCAGAACATTCAATATTATTCACACCTCCGgcgcaaatacaaacatacataaatgaaaacataaataatttgaaacaatAATCAAGATTTATTCTCACCCTGTGCATTGATCAGCATAGCGAAACCCACACAAAGCAGCGCAGCAATCAAAACTTTACCGTAGTACGTGTTGGCCATTGtttatttggatttttatttatttcgattgtAATACGTACAGACTTaatcaaatgtttttttattgattatgtatgtattatgcgTTCAGTTAATATATAACTACACTACACTTGAGCTTGGTTGAAAGCGTTTTCCTGTTCCGTTAGCAGTCTTCACACGCTCGCGTTTTTTAAACAACTGAGGCAGCCACACGAAATGTTTGCGAATTTTAGCGTGCAGCTATTGATTGTACACAGAGATTGTGTATGAGCTGATCGGCAGCGAAGATGAACAAAGCGCGTTGGCTCAAGCTTAATAATAGTAGCGGTGAGGGGCCCAGCAAAAGCTCCGCTTCGACTTTGGAGAAAAAACAAAGGAGTTAAGACACGAACTCtttgtttatacagtttttaaaCATATGAAACGCCCTGTGCTGAAAAGAAAGCAATCTGAAATTTTCTGCACCATCCCTTTTCttttaacaacaaattttatgtggcaaTTCTTCTTATAACAGCAAATTTtgtgataaaaacaaaaaatagtgaaTTAATACCAAATTTCCTTAAACGCTATCGCTTCTACACAAAAGAAAACTCACTTTAAACTAtgctttgctttgcttcttatattttcgtttcattGTTAAAAAAAGGGAATTTAATTTCATGCTGTAGTGGTAATCTCCTTGCTTAGATCTTGTTGAAGGCAGCAATATCAACGGATTGTACGAAATCTTCGAATTCCTGAATGGTTTCAGTCAACAAATCGATCGACACTTTGTCATCTTCAATGACGCACATAATTTGCAATTTGTTGATACCATAACCGACTGGCACCAATTTGGAGGCACCCCACAAAAGGCCGTCCATCTCAACGGTGCGCACATTTCGCTCCAATTCCTTCATGTCGGTCTCATCATCCCATGGCTTGACATCCAACAATACTGATGACTTGGCAATAAGCGCGGGTTTCTTTGACTTCTTAGCGGCGTAGGCGGCAACACGTTCCTCACGGATGCGTGCAGCTTcagcatcttcttcttcttcatcagAGCCGAAGAGAtctacatcatcatcatcatcagcggCAGCtggtgcagcagcagcaactgtGGGCTTGGCACCGGCAACTTGTGGCAATGGTGAACCACCCCAGGCGGCACGTTCGCTGGCTTCGTACGAAGCAATGTGACGGTACCAACGTTGCACATGTGGGAAGTTACCGGCTGGCGCTTTGCCCAAAGCATCGAACACTGAGAGATCAGCTTTGCTTGGTGAATATCtgcaatataaatatgaaaagatttattaaaacatttgcCGACGTGACAAGGCCGTCATACATAACCTCACTTTATGTGCGGTTTGCATGCTGTTGTCAAAGTTTGCACTTTCACCACACTTACCCGCTAATGTAGCTGTTGTCAGCAAGGAATTGCTCCAATTCCTGCAGACCTTGTGGGGTTGTGACATTACCGAAAGccattttgtgtattttattagaCTTAATTAAAATTCGACAAAGAAATAATCACCAGCGCTCGAATTCTGCTGCAAACTGTGTGGAATTTGACAACCGGAAAGATTGAGCATATGTCACATTCAGGGTTGATTGGAATGTTACTATTTCAGGTATTGGTAATTGCAAGTTTGTAGTATATAAGTCCTACAATTGCATAATTAATTATCttgcaaaattttttgacaataactaaattcatttaaagaaattataaattataaatttattttttaatttaataaaaagttgttaatataaaattttaagtttaaataatCAACAAAgtttagtaatattttcaagaaactttatatatattttatgcaaaaaactgTATCATCAATAActaactttataatatttgtttttgttttatcacATTCGTTAACATTAATTATGAGAAAATAATTCTTTCAATGGAATATTATTCATACATAACATTAAAGTTTTTTACAATACTGTTGCGCTTAAAACACAACTCTGCTGTATTCAATGTAGTCTACCCCTATTATTTTTGCACttgcaaatattttctaaaattattctTAACAAACCACTAAAGCGTGAGCATTCTCTACAGCAAATTTTGTGTAAAAgcttaaatttgattttctcTTAATTAAtaccaatatatgtatttcatttacTTAATAGATAAGTCTTAAAGAGGGATATTTTTATTCCCTTTCCAATTAGATTGTGGATATTTGCTATGTGTTAACATCTGGCAGCGTCATAAATCATCCTACGACGAGTCGCGACGAATCGAAAAAACGGCAGCAAGGagtgaaaatttcgaaaaaattacttTACTACGGTAAAAACAGCACCAAAGTGAAGAAAATCAGTGTAATTATCACATAAAAGTTTCCTACGACAATGGCAAAAGTGTATTGCGAATTAAACAAACCGAAACAGTGGCATTTGCAAGCATTTAACGcatatgaaaatttttcattGCAACTACTCTTGTTGTTTCCTTGCTAGTTCGACAACGACGCCAACGTCGCTGCTGTTGTCGTCGTTTGCTTATTAGAAGTTGATTATctatgtaaaattttgtttgccatATATTCATGTGCAGtgtttgcaaaaaattattgttgtacaaaataagtgattgctCGCTTTTAACGTAAAATCTAGTTGCATGGGGTATAGTGTGTGTGACACTTGAGCCAAGTTGGCAAAGAACGTCGTCGCTGCGGCCAACctaactacatatatttatatatatgtatataccaagaCCAGCGGTAGGAGGTGCTAATCTGTGATGAAGTGCATTTAATAAAGTGAAAGAGTTTATTGAAAGTATGAGCGAATTTTGCCCACTAAtcagtttgtaatatttcacaAGTTGGtgtttttctatatataaaattagagCGGAGTTGTCGGTGCAGTTCCCCCGCTGTGATCAGCAGCCAGCCGTGAATAACGCGCGCAGCAACTACGTATACGTCAGCGTCTCGCTGCTACCGTGTGAGCAACGGTAAAATGTTTGGTGCTACTGCTGCGACGACGATGGCATCCTGCGCTGCCTTCGTGTGCTcttttttatgttatgttaacgTTTACTTCGTAGTCGTCCGCGCTCTCAGTCTACTAGACCGAATGAGAGAGAAAGAAAACGTTTGTTGTGTTTGAAAAGATATAAAGGGGAGGTGGTTACAAATAGGGGGGCCaataagcacatacacacacacacactctgatACGAGTGGATGCTGCAAAATCCATTTGCAGTTGCCTTCATCATtgcatttggttttgttgttgctttagttgCAGTTATTGCAGCCGGGCCGTTTGGTAAGCCGTTTCGACAAAATATTCAGCAAGTTTTCGGATATTTACGAACATAAAACTAACTATTACTGGTTTATAAtggttttataaagaaaaattttatcataaaagcaaatttttaaaatttctggtGCATTAATCACGAAAAGTTATTAAAtcgttgtatatattttgtgacATAGCGCTGAATTTGTGTTAAACAGTggtaaaattttgtacatacatacatatgtttttatatatacttatgtttgTGGTTTTAGTGTCCATGACGGCATATCAGCAACAGCCCTTTGCCATTACAAACTCCTATGCGGTCACAAGTTATCGCCTGTTTGTggattatttgcatatttaacgAGTTTTGCGGTGAAATGCGTGTTCGCACACAAAAAAAACCgaacaagcaaaaaattaaatatatttttgaaatcactAAGCCTATTTCATGGcagtatttacttactttcgtGTTGTGTTCCATAAGcaaattttttcgttttacttAAAAGAAGACAATaagcattttattgttttttagatTGTGTATATTAACATAAATGTTGTCTTTCATAAAAACAGTTTTTGTGAGCCAGTATAATTTTCATAgtgacatatttatatatgtacttatgaagataacaagtttttttttattaatttttctataaacaatTTCGTGTAGTTGTGTCCAGGTGTTGCCAACCTGCTTTCAAAGTAACTAAAAACTAATGGTGATCCGGCTTTTCTGTTTAGAAAGAACAAATATTCTAGCTTGTAAAAATGTGTGTCATTAAACAAGTTCTATAAtctgttaaattttatattacaaaatatttaagttgaTCTCGATATGTTAATAGATATCAAAATCATTTTAAGAATTGAAGCTTTTCCtctttaacaaataaatatactacATAGTAGAAggaattattttcaatacaagCAACACCTGTTTTGCTGTCTCACTTTAAAACTCGTTCATACTTAAGTCATTCTGTCTACCATCCAAGCACTCCAAACTATGTGAACACATTTCAACCCTCAAAACTCGTCTGCTTTCAAAATGCTGAGTATCAATCATTTTTCCCATTTTACTTCATCTACTATGTTTTTCATTCTTTAGTATTGCATATTGTTGCTGGTTGAAACACTAACAACACTTTCACATTTTGGTCCACATCTTTCCCGTCTACGTTTTGTGCGCATCGTATTTTTTATCAGCTTACTACTATTTCCGTTTCCGCTGTACACGCATAACCAAGTAAACGGGCGACCGCAATGTCAGGCGTAGAAACATCCTAATACATAGCTACTTGGCCAGTTGCCGAGCTGAACTCGTGCAAATACATCAGTAGGgatgtttttgtaatataactaaatatacaaacaacactatcaacatcagcagcagcagtatgAAGCGCCAGTGCCATCATTTCAATTGAGCACAAAATTCCAGATGAGACCTAGCGCACAAAACACACTCTGTATGAGTTCCTACACTCACTTGCCGGAATATTACGCACTGTTTCCATGTTGCTACTGCTTTCATCATCATCgctctgtgtttgtttgttgagTCGTCTACTAGCTTCCATGCTCCACCGCTTACTACACCAACTTTGACTACTTATCGTCTGAATGATTTTTCTCCCTTATCcacttgtgtgtgtgcgctaCCGTCTGCCGCTTGGCGCTCATACCGTTCATTATTCGGTTGCTTTTGCTTCCTTCTTCGTCACTTAACATCCTTACTATCGACATTCACATTGTTGTTACGTTGTCCTTATACGCTTGTGTTGTTCTTTTATTTGTATCAGTTAATTGCAGTTGATTGCTGAGGTGTTCTTCAAAATAACGCGGGCACAAGAGTGAGTTGTGTTTGCATGCGCTAATGGCAGCTGTCTGGCTGTATTGGAAGGAGTCATTTGGAGTTAAGGGTGGCTTTTCCGATATACTACGATACATAGTGTGCTAGTTCAATTATTTATTCTATGCTttattcgtttcttttttttcatattaatagcTCTTCCTATTGCAACGTgtttattctgtatttattgCTCGACTCAACTGTTGCTTAGTGAATGTGTAATGATAtcgttatttttgcttttataatatttctgtgCTGGAATTTCCACATGAAGGAATCTAATTGGTATATTAATAGCATTTGAAAATCGAATAAAACGGTTAAGTGTGTGTCTGATAATGTTTAAACCATTGGTCGGTCGGTACTTTCTAATGTTAGGTCACTGTGAAAAAGCTAGTTGCATGAGATTTGTCAAATAGTAGTTGCGTATACCATCACGTGACGTCTCGTATTGTCTACTAAAGGATTCTACCTAACTAGTGTAACCAGTGAATTAGTATAATATTCTCATTTAAAGGTTACTACTGCGTAATAAACAGAATGTCAACTCTACATGTCATAAAGTGACGCCTGAGGCACCTAATGGAGAGTTTCTGCAAAATCTTGACGTTTGAAACCACTTTGGTGTGTTTAAAAAACGTTCGCCGTCCAAACGCCGCGACATGATCGTCCTTTCAGAATATAGATTGAGAGATCGTCCTTTGCTGCTTAAGACGGAATATCTTATGTcggtacaacagcaacaacacaacttATAAGGCTAAATAACGTATTTATactgttaattttaatataattcaagttattaaaattatgttttcttacatttcatatttgaGCCACTTGTCGTAAGCTGCATAACCTGGCTATgtcaataaattgaataaaccaATATGTTAAGCAGCTTGCTCCGCTTCATTCAATATTGCACTCTCATTTTCATTTCCGTACTCCGAATTTACCAATTTCCGTTCGATTGCAGACGAATTCGATTGAAGACGCTTCCATTGATGTCCTCACAGC belongs to Zeugodacus cucurbitae isolate PBARC_wt_2022May chromosome 6, idZeuCucr1.2, whole genome shotgun sequence and includes:
- the LOC105218451 gene encoding probable elongation factor 1-beta, with the translated sequence MAFGNVTTPQGLQELEQFLADNSYISGYSPSKADLSVFDALGKAPAGNFPHVQRWYRHIASYEASERAAWGGSPLPQVAGAKPTVAAAAPAAADDDDDVDLFGSDEEEEDAEAARIREERVAAYAAKKSKKPALIAKSSVLLDVKPWDDETDMKELERNVRTVEMDGLLWGASKLVPVGYGINKLQIMCVIEDDKVSIDLLTETIQEFEDFVQSVDIAAFNKI